The window GTCGTCGAGCAGCTTTCTGGACTCTTCGTGTCAGCTTGGCATTCAGCTCTTCCTCTGTGTAGGTTTTCTAGtagaacaacaaataaaaacacgtGTCAAGAGAATTCTCACCCACATGCTCCTTATATGTGTACTTGGCTCCGTGGGGGCCCTGGCCCTTCAGAACAAAAACCTACCAGGAGAGGAGTGGGAAACTGATTTGATCTTCTATAAAGGTGAGGGACAACATGGACTAGCACAATGTACTCTATCTTGGAATATGATCTAAATCTTCACCACACATCTACAGGCTTCTCTGGGCCTTTAACATAAATCATTGTAGTATACAATGTGACATATACATCCACTCCACTGCAGCTTTCACGGCCATAAACCTTCTTACATTATTGTATACATCATGAAATCCTCTATAATAATAGGCGATACATTAGGAGAAAAAGCAGGGAtgtccccccctccccaacGACTGACTTTTGAGGACACAAAAAGCTGGCGTAAatcaagaggaaaagagaataGCACTGAAGGAAAATGTGTCAAGGTTTCTCCAGTAGCCAGCCTGGAGTAAAAAACTGTGCCGCAGTGACAGAGAGGCAGGTTAATATCAACAGCCCTTGATGTGAAGAGATGCAGAGGTATCATTGTGACCAGAAAGGAGAGCGCTACTGAAAAAAGTCATGTTTGAACAGAATGGATATCCAGCagcgagtgagtgagtgagtgggcgCTGCGGGCCAAATGTCGCATGCATCCACAGAGGACGGTTAGTTTGAGGCCAGACGCACACAACAGGGTGTTATGACAGTAAACCGGCACATGCGCACAGGGggctggggggtgggggtgggggtggggaggaGTGATGGGGGGGAGGGGTTATCGATGGGAATGTATGTAATACTACCTTTGTGGCGTACGATCTCTTGAACGCCAGTGCGTGAGGGACATAAACAGACTTGGgggaagacaaaacaaaaaagggaggAAACAAACATGATACAGATGATATGATTAAATGGGTTAATGATTATGTTAAATTGgtcaaaataatgaaaacattaaaaaaaaaaaaaagaaataataatctAGCTGAATGGTTGGAACAATCAAAACAGGCAATGTTAATATCCCACACCGAAAACAAATATCTGACAGGGTGCAGTGACATTTTATACATCTATATTAATAATCAGAAATTAttagtcaaacaaaacaattataaatGACATTGTAAGATAGCAGATTTTAAGAACAAGGATTTTAGATACTTGCCTTTCTACAAAGAGGTAAGACAAGTCGCTTATACCACAAACTAATGTCTACAATGATCTCTATCAGAATATATCGTACACTCACAGATCTGGACAACTATAAAACACCACAACGGTCACTGGAGACAAGTCTACACAACTCCTGTGTACTCTCGTTGAATTACATACGGCCTGGTAGGCATGACACGGCTTTAACCTCCCGTGACTGTAGCTGTATAAACCCTGAAGATATTCATGGCCGTGTCAGAATTCAGTCAGATCAATATTCATGAAGAAAAAGTGTCAACTTATTCTTCATgtataaaagacagaaaaacaaaatgggaGCGTGtcagagtttttaaaatgtgtttacaatgGTTAATGAATGCATGCCTCTGGCCCTGAACTCAACTGTATCTATCTAaaccaacagaaacacacacacacagaatgagcAGCAGTAGAGACAATCATTTTGAATTTCAACCataaacataatgaatgcaAATGGATTCAAATAAAAGAACTCATATTATAGAAAATGCGGGTTTTATGTGCTGAATATCTGCATAATCCTAATACGATTCATGCCACCAACATATTTAATCTTGTGTATGTGCAAATTCAGAGATTTTGCAATGTTGCGAACAgatcatcattaacatgtgCATCTAACGTGTAAGATTGTGGTGCTGAggattttgaaaaatgtgttttttagcatGAATTGGTTTCATGAGCTCATGCAACCAATTTGCTGTAATTACCATTAAAATATCATCTGCACAAATACCACTCAAAGCTACCTAAATATtcacaaaattatgtttatttgaaaTTCAAAATTATCTAACCCCCTGCTACAAAATACCTCCTTcttgtctttctccttttcttgaTCAACCTCTTTCTCCCGTTctctttctttatgtctctctttcaccctctttctttcctttaacTCCCTCCTTCTCTGCTTTTCCAGTTTCTCCTCCTTTATTGCCTCCTTCTGCATGCCTGATACTAGGTCAAAGATGTCCATATGTCTCTGGGAGTGGAAGAAattatttcaaagtgttttttaaaagaagcaaaaaaagaaatggatgCAATGGATGTGATGATGACACGTCCACAAAATTAACTGTCTGGAAAGCTCTAAATAGGCGTACCGTACTTACTTGTGCATTAGGCATTTTAAGTACGCTGTACAACAGATAATTCATTATGTTCTGCTTCATTAAGACAGCAATGTGAACCTTTCCAATGCCGCCCACTTGACTATCTTTGATGCTCACTTCCAGTTTTCACACTGGAAAAGCATGAAGGCTGATTATGATGAAATTGCCAACGACAATCTATTTTGAAGAGCACTTTTAGAATCATGCTTCATTTTATGCTTTATGCCTAGGTTAAATAGTTATTCAGGAGCTATAGGAGTTTCAAAAGATGGCGAGTCAAATCATCATCTAGATGGATGATTCAAACTCAAATCTCctgtcaaaaatgtgttcagtCAATTCGGTTTAAATACCTTTTGTCAAAAATGTGATGTCTCTACTTGCATCTGTTGTTACTCACATCTGCCTTTGACTTCTGGGAGGATCTCTCCAGAATGTCGTCACATGACAGGTCTGAATCCTCGGAAAAGCTCAAGTTTCTGCGTGATTTCAAGTCTGTAACATAAAACAAGCAAAGGGATTAGTTTGCAGACCATTTTGCAGAAAGTGAAGCATAATACCATGTtcgaaaaacacatttcaatcacCTGATGACTTTCCAAGAGGTGATGTTCTCTTCTTCCCAGAGTCCTGCGTGGTGGAGCTGGAGGATGGCGTGCTTGGACATGATTTGTcatccttcttctttttgtccttCTTGTAGCCTGAGAAGACAGCCTTCCACAGTGACTTGTGTTTGGGCGGTGTCTCATCTGTGCCAGAGAGCTTGCTGCTGTCATTCTTggcttttttctccttcttatTTTTGCGAGGTGAGAAGAGGGAGCTTCGTTTCTTGCTCTTAGTCGAGGAGGAGCCGTCAGATGAAGCCACAGAGCTGTCCAGACTCTTGTTGCTGCTGAAGAAACGCTCGGGTAGAACCTCTGCCTTCTTTGACTCCAGAGCTTTCACAGCTGATGTCTTCGGAGATCCGGCTGACTTTTTCGTTTTTCCAGCAACATCTGGGGTTACACTCCAGGCCACTTTAGGTGAGGCACCCTTGTCTATATCagattctttcattttatttagctGCTTGGCCATGGCATCCTTCAGAGCCTGGCTCTTGATGGACTTTTCTCTGGCCCTGATTCTCTCCTCAGCGATCTCTTTGGCCTCTTGAGAGAACTGAGTCGCCCTCTGGGTCTTAGGGGTCGGGTTGACAGGAATATTGGGTTTACCGTTCTCCATTGCTAAGGCCAGATGCAGAGGAGGTCTCTCCCTGCTGGGCTTGCTGGTGGGTGGAGTGTAGAACTTGTTCATGCTCGTTTCAGGCGTCCGCTCATCGTACGTCTCCTCCACGTCATCAGCAAACGGAATCTCCTCCACCGTCTCCACAAACGACTTCCTCGCCTCCTCCGGCCGCGGCttcttcttttccctcatgacaACCACAGGAGTTGTTTCTATATCTGGTTGTGGTGACGAGACTTTCCTGGGTGCAGGCTTGGGCACAGACACGGGGCTCAGCTGCGTCCTCGGTGCAGGAACCGGAGTCTTAATTTTTGCTGGCTCTTTGGCACGCTCACACGGAGGTTTATCTGTTCCGTTGCTCCAGGACACCTGGTGTCTCTGCTGCCTGAGCACGGCTGGAGACTGATTAGCAGGCACAGGTGGCGGTGGACTGGAGGGTGGGGTGAGCATGGTGGAGTCAGACGTGTTATAGCTGTCACTGTTTGCCGTCTGGCTCGTGGCCATGCTCCCATTCAACCCCAAGCCAGAGCTGCTGCTGAGGTCCCTCTTATCAGAGCCATTACTCTTGAGCTCGGGAGGAGCAATGGGAGTAATGACCTGACCCTCAAGAGTGATGTTGAGTCTACGAATGACAGCGCGGCCAGTAAATGCAGGCTTCTGCTCCTCAGAAACATCCGGAGGTTGAGTCTTGGCAGGGGTGGATTCCTGTGTTGGAGCCTTATCAACACTTTTCTCTAAGATTTTACTGCTGCGGTCCAGAGGAGTGAGACCGAGGCTCTTTCTGATCTCGGCACTCTTTAACCAAAATTCCTCAATGATATCAGTCTTTTTAGATGGAGTTTCATCTGTTGAGGAGTCTTCAGACTTTGAGGATTCAGATGCGGCCTTCTCTGTTTTGGCCATGGGTGTGGAAGTGACAGCGGGGACAGGTTGAGTTCTGACAGGCGAATCAGAGGTGAGGGGTGATGAGGGTTCACGGCAGGTTAAAGGCTGGGCACAGATTGGGGAGAGGGGGTTGCCTGTGAGAGGGCAAATTGAGCGATGAGGGTAGACTGGAGATTTAGGTGTGCATGTCTCTGGTAAGGGGGTGGGCTGGGAGCAGATTGGGGAGTCAACTGGTGACTTGACAGGGGATCTGACAGGTGACTCGATGGCTGGCTTGACTGGAGAGATGATGGGTGATTCGGCGGGTGACCTGGGGGGAGATGaggcaggagcagcagcaagagTGGGAGAAGGGACAGAAGAAGGATTGTGGACAGGAGCAGGTGAAGGGCACACTGGGCTCTTGGCGACTGGAGACGGAGTTGTTCGCTCAAGTGTCATTTCCTCAGGAATGAAAGGTTCTGGGAAAAAGCGAGTGCCCGGAGACTTCACCAGGCAGGGAGGAGATATCGGAGTTATCTgagggaaaaaacagaagatCAGGATTtagtcaaaatgaacattgCATACCCTCAACTTGATAACCATGAAGTTATCTCACCTGTGTTTCAGGTTGGGGAGATGGTTTAAGTGGGGAAAGGACAACATCCTCTTCTTTCTGCACCCGGCTGGTGCTGGATGGTTCtgaatgaacaaacaacaaaaatgttttttagtaatgtaaaaaaaatatatctgagTGATCCATTTGAAGATGATTAGTGACATGTACCAATACTTGAAGCCATTCCCAGACTTTCAGATTTTTTGTCTTCCTCAGGAGGCGCTTCAGTGAGCCCTGGCTGGTGCAAACGAGCCTCAGCTTCTGCATCTGAGGGGATGTCATCTGGAATTGAAACATAGcattataaaatactgtaccGTTACACAGCTTTACAACTGTAATTATCTCCAAACTTTTATTGTAATGGAGCATAGCTCTATGTAAACAAAAAACTGTTATTTGGAATTGATGGTTTTATTATCATCTGTATTATTTTGGCTGCCTACCCTGATCCATCTCTGTACCAGGCTCCATATCTGGACTGTCTGCTTCCGCTTCCAGGTCGTCATCCTCGCAGGGTTCTGGCGTGACAAAGAAATGGCAAGAAATTATCTAACTGAGTAACACATTCTCTCTTCAGTCAATAACATAGTGAGAACTTTTTCCAACTTCCTAATAACCTAACCTTAACTGAAATTTTCTCACAAATTCTAGTTGCTAGCttacttttcaaaaaaaaaagcaccggAGTTCAAAGATTTCTTAATGAAAAAATCTATCAAGACCAATTTAAAAGAGTGGAGCGCAGTTATAGAAAGAAATTTAAGgttaaaaaaggatgaaaaggCTTCAAAaccaaaatccttttttttttgtaaggaCAGCTTTAAGGAAGGTTTTTCTGGCAAGGAAACCATTAGTTCTGCatacaaatgaaataatatgCAGTAGGTCTGTTAATAAATATGAACAAAGGATGGGTACAGAGTAGCATTTGTGGACAGATACATGCAGCTATTCATTTTAGGATTATCAAGCAAAAGCAGAACCGATCCTCAAGTAAACAAAATTTTGTGGGAGAGACTATTGTTCCAACAAAACTGACACAGGGAAATAACCCACATAGTTAATACATGCAATTTGGAAATAATAGCATAACCATTACTATAATTTCTGCTAAATGCACTGAATATGCCTTTGTTCAGGTGGGTGCACAAGCACGTACCGAAAGAATATCCACTTCTAATGGGTCGGAGCACAAGGAGATCATATTAAGCTTTTAACCCAGAACACAAGTGCTGCCCATAAACCCAAATGTATATGTAGAACTCTCATTTGATTCATTCAAGCTTTTAAACAGTTGATCAAGTACCTCAACAGCATCATTCTCTGAACTTTGTGCTAGTATAAGTGCCAGTAAGGGGTTAGTCCTAAAATATACCAACAGTAACAGCTTCCAAGTGCAATACTTCACACATTACCCATCAGGGCAAGAAACACCATGATGTTAAGTGTTTTCAAGCCTTGATAGCTTATCTGTCTCTGGAATATGTTACATTACAGGACAATACACCAAGCaagtaaagagaaaatacattgtTTGGAAGTTGAAAGGGTAGGATGAGAGGTTGGGTTGTGAAAGGTGAAATACAGGTGTTGATCTGACCCCAAGAGAGCAGAACTCTCGAGAGTGACAGCCTTACAGCATGCATGCTTGTGAGTCTACCGGTCTTTGCATGTGTTCGTGCATGCTCCAGGAAAAGGCCAGCCAACAGACAGATAGAATATGAGTCTAAGACGGGATGTTGTGAGATCCCTTTTTTAAGTCTGTGCTACCTCCAGACATTGACTCCAACCAGACTCGCACAGCCTCGTGTCGGGCGGATGTGTGGGCAGGGGCTACATTCAAACCAGAAGATACAGAACAACGAGGGATAGATGGCAGGGGAAATAACAGTAAAGTAATTAGACACATGGGAAAGAACATAGCAGAACACAAAAGAACAAAGcaggacaaaaaaatcaaaagaattGACAAGGGGGGGGTTATATGGTGCACTGGGATGCGTTTGAAGAACTTAATGTTCACCCCAGAGGACCAACAGCGACtgtaaacaacaaattaaaagatTGAATACAAAATTAGACATTCCGAGAAAAAAAGCAATGtgacaaaaatgtacaaaatcagAGATGATTATACACAACAGGTGGGTTAGTTGGGGGAGGTGGCTCCTCCTGTCCCAGACGCAGACATAcaaacagaacagcagcagccacaCTGGTGCAATGAGACACTCTGATCCTTAACCCCGTGACGGCCTACAGCCTGGGACTCGCCAAGCAAAGCCTTCCCAGAGTTCAGCTCCTCAGGGTGGGTTACCTGTGGAGGAGGGCTGCGTGAGCTCAGAGGGTTGGGAGAGTTGGGAGCCTGAGGCTGGCTGGCCATCCTTGTCTGTCTCAGAGTCCAGGTGTGTTCTCACCAACCCTGGAATGGCCTGGGGATCCACAGGCTGCAGGACTTGCTGAATCTGTAGGTTCCTGGCTAAATgagggtgtcagcgtatgatgcagcgttgtgtttttttggggtgTGGTGAAGTTGTGTGAaccaagagagcagagagagagagataaagaggaagTAGGATAGTTGTGCAGGGAAGGTAGAGAAACacacaagaggaagaagagagaagggaAAAGACAGGACAAATATGAAGGAgagaaggcagagagacagTTAGAATATAGTGGCAATGAAAAATCATCAGAGAGGAGTAGAGGGAGGCTGCATGCACtagactgcaaaaaaaaaaatcaaaccaaaagaGTGAGCTTCAAagatataaagataaaaaaaataaaaatccatttcTTCAACAGAAAAAGTCTGCCGATCAATACCAAACCATACTGCAGCACCTAGGGGGGAAACAAAAAATCTCTGGTATCTATCAGATTAGTATTTCAAAGCcatacacaaaaacagatgTGTTAAACAGCAGGTTAAAAATGGGATTCATAATTCTAAGAAAGGCACCACTATGAACACAAAACTGCAACCgacaaaccaaaaaacaaaaagataccAAAAATAGAAAGCCACGCTAATTGGAGAAATCCTTGAAAAAAGAAACCCAAACCAGCAAGGATTATATATATCACGCTCAAAACACATCCACAGGCAGTTCTGCTGCTACCTTTAAATGTACCAACATCCTCTTCATCTGTTAGGTACTTCTCTAGCCAAAGGCCTGACTGGAGCTCCCTGTCCCAGGGGCAGTAATCCCCCTCTGCCAGCAGGGGGAGACAGAGGcccaacaaaaaaatatatacatacacatacacgcatacacgcacccacacaaacacagttcaCATGGGGAGGAAGAAATGAAGAGGAGAaggtggagaaggagggaagaagcAACAATGTTTGAGACAGACACTACACGTGGAACAGAATTCAATAAAAAGTAGGTGGAGTTCTGCATTGTGTCAGACAGGgtgtaaacatacaaaaacatacacaaaaggAAACGGACTACTTTTCCAGTCTTCACAGGAAGCACTCTGTAAATCGCACCAAGagtgtaaaaaacaaaatttaccATCGCtcgactcctcctcctcctcctcctcatcctcctcctcctcgtcctcttcctcctcttcttcctcctcctctacttcTCCGTCCCTGCTGACCGCGTCGGCCACAGCCTCGCCCTCTGCTTCGTCGCCCCTCAGTTTGGCGTGGAGCTCTACCGCCTCCTTCCAGGGAACACCGCCGAGGTCTGAGGGGCTGAGAGGTTGCTGCTCCTGCTCCGCCTCCGCCTCCTCCTGATCCTGATCCTCCtgctcgtcctcctcctccatgtctGACTCTGAGCTACTGTTGGAAAACAGAAGAGGAGTCCAAGATGTGTTAGATTAAGTGGGAGGGAACACAAGTGTTTGCAAACGACAGGCCATGTCACTGACAGAATTCACATCGACTCTAACTTCCTCTAACATTTTCTGTAGGTGCTGAATTTGAATATCTACATGTTCTCCTGCAAGCTTTTGACATCCAGTGTTGAAGAATCAACAGAATGTTAaaccacaaaagaaaaaacagaacaactaacaaaataaaaaaagaacagcacaagaaactgatttaaaaaaggaTCAATTCCAATAATCCACATCATGGTTTCAGCACACTACAAatactaaaaatgtttttcaatcCTGACAAAGAGCGTATGCTGTTGTTCTGCTCTTACCTGGAACCCAGGTCAGCATCTGTGGCCTTGTCCAGCACGCTGCTGAGGTTGTGTTCCGCCAGCGTCTCCTCCGgcacctcctccagctcctcctccctctgcatCGACAGGCGGTAGTTCTCCAGCTCGATGCGCTCAGGAGTTCCCCGCAGTCGTTTAGCTAGGCTCGGCTCCTGCAGCCCGTTGACCTCCGGCGCTGTGGTTGACGGTGGAGCGCGAGGTGGGGACCCCCCAGGTGAAACGACGACATCAGACCGGGATGGAGGTAAGGAAGCAGAGCACCGAAGTTGGAGGGAAAGAGAGCACAGAAAATACAACTGAGAATCAGGTAGATgcacagcagagaggagaggagcagagaggaacATAACCCTCTGCAGGACTGGCTGAGGGCATAGGCGTGATTAGGCTTCTAACTATATTTGGCTCTGTGTAAGTAAACTGAACTATAACATGCCTACTGTGTATAAAAAGTACTATTATGGATACAAATTAATTCTGACAATGTCTGTGTGTCAGCATCAGTCTAATAGCATCAAATCCATCACACATCCAACAGTAAAACTAGAGTATTTCCACAGATTTTTTGtacaattatattattattattcccatTTTAATCCCACTATACAAAAGCAAACTTGTATTTTAAAGGACAAACTGACAAGAACACACCGATTTAAGCTCTATAACTGAATTTATTGCATTAGATTATATTCCTACAGCAAATAGtatcaacaaacacaaataagtTTAACACTCTAAGACAGTTTTATTATTCTACAGTTATAGGTACAAGGTTGGTGCCTTGCCTTTTTCCCATCCTGAGAAGCAAAtcttaaaactgtatttttctttctgaaaattGTCTTTCAGGGTTTTGGGGAATGTGAGTGGAATGGATCAAAATAGTAATTTACTCATTATACTAcatctgtcatctctccactcaCTTTAAGCGGaaataaaattgccccccatgACCGATGACCCCCATGTAAATCCCACTAAAAAAAGGATATGTGTGACAGTGAATGTGTGATATTTGATACtgtagcttttttttgtttttagtagATGAGGAATTTGGTCAAACAGCTGCAATTgatcctttctctctccttaaCAAGGCAACATGCCTGAAAATGTAAGATAGCTAAAACTACCCAGTCCTTTCAAATTTTATGCTTCATCTTTCCACACAAATGAACCctgaaattaaaagtgaaaacgACTTATACTGCCATTTCCACAGAGAGCACTATATTGATACTTATCATTTACCATGTCATTAGTCATAAACGATAATGAATGAACGGCACACAGTAATAACTTAGTCAGATTTCTCctaaaattacttaaaataCTTGAGAAtatcagctgaaaatagtcattttgaataaataattaattttgaaCGCTGAATAAAGTCTGATATGATCAAGAAAATATGATGTAGGTTTTTCCACACCTGTAGAGATATTGTGACACACGTCACATTTATTTCTTATATCGCCTAGTACGGAATATAATTATCAAAGCTTGTCATAGAATTCATGTTAGATATGTTTAGTATTACTAGAGTATTTGTAATTAACTACTCTCATGTTATAATACTACACTTGCCACACAATGCAGCAGGCCTACACTTTACTTATTAAATCCTCATGtttacttttctctctgtctattcTGTTCACCTCTTTCTGGTCTTATTGAAAATATTGAACTATAATACGCAACGCAAATAATGCTGCAAAGatgcatacagtatactgaGCAAACACAAGTGGGTCTTAACAGCAGTCTGACTGGGGTGAGAGGTTGAGGGATGCAGGAGGACAGGGCAGCCAAGAAGGTCGGACAGAGgagtgggagaaaaaaaaaaaaatcacaggagAACCAATCACAGGCACTAATTCAAGCACTAGTAGAGCTCTCAGTTTTAAGCTGCTCTGATAGGAGGGGGAAAGGTAAAGctcacaaaaaacactgatacAGGCACTTTCATCACAGTATGGTGAGTTTCAGTGAGAGAGATACTGTAGGTGCAAAACAGCTTACAGATAGGAGAGAAACACATCACAAAGCAGGCTCTAAAAGAAACACATCACACAGGAGAGGAGGTAGAGCTTAAAGAGAGCAGTCACAGGCCACTAGAGGTTACAATCACAAAAGAATTAAGCTTGGCTCTTCATTAAAACAATGGCAGGCAAAAATCATGTTTAGGTAAATAATTCACTTA is drawn from Thunnus thynnus chromosome 5, fThuThy2.1, whole genome shotgun sequence and contains these coding sequences:
- the mical3a gene encoding protein-methionine sulfoxide oxidase mical3a isoform X26 — its product is MGDGGAGATGGDRVNRSHVLFDNFVQASTCKGTLKAFQELCDHLEVKPTEYRVFYHKLKSKLNYWKAKALWAKLDKRASHKEYKKGRACVNSKCLIIGAGPCGLRTAIELAFLGAKVVLLEKRDAFSRNNVLHLWPFTIQDLRGLGAKKFYGKFCAGAIDHISIRQLQLMLLKVALLLGIEIHVNVEFKGLIEPPEDQETERIGWRAEVHPKTHPVSELEFDVIIGADGRRNTLPGFRRKEFRGKLAIAITANFINRNTTAEAKVEEISGVAFIFNQKFFQDLREATGIDLENIVYYKDDTHYFVMTAKKQSLLEKGVILHDYADTEMLLSRANVDQVALLSYAREAADFSTNHQLPTLDFAINHYGQPDVAMFDFTCMYASENAAMVRQRNGHKLLVALVGDSLLEPFWPMGTGIARGFLAAMDSGWMVKSWAQGKTPLEVLAERESIYRLLPQTTPENVSKNFSHYSVDPTTRYPNISLNFLKPSQVRHLVDTGESREMRIEIENVINSSTPKLARNESIARSSKLLNWCQRQTEGYRNVNVRDLTMSWKSGLALCALIHRYRPDLIDFDSLDERDQEKNNQLSFDVAEREFGISPCMTGKEMSSVVEPDKLSMVMYLSQFYEMFKDTVPPGDNHNLSPEEKAALISSTKSPISFLSKLGQSIAISRKRNPKDKKEKDVDGLGKRRKTSQSEDEEVSKTGRDDRPSVPPVLSERKMDSAAAGNNNKVKVMATQLLAKFEENAPAQHTGLKRQGSLRKEFPVNIGGSDVCFFCRKRVYVMERLSAEGKFFHRSCFKCDYCGTTLRLSSYAFDVEDGKFYCKPHYCYRLSGYAQRKRPAPSPAPITAKENQAPQTPVATVDAPGRAMAVAAPSAELQPSAPEVNGLQEPSLAKRLRGTPERIELENYRLSMQREEELEEVPEETLAEHNLSSVLDKATDADLGSSSSESDMEEEDEQEDQDQEEAEAEQEQQPLSPSDLGGVPWKEAVELHAKLRGDEAEGEAVADAVSRDGEVEEEEEEEEEDEEEEDEEEEEEESSDEGDYCPWDRELQSGLWLEKYLTDEEDVGTFKARNLQIQQVLQPVDPQAIPGLVRTHLDSETDKDGQPASGSQLSQPSELTQPSSTAPAHTSARHEAVRVWLESMSGEPCEDDDLEAEADSPDMEPGTEMDQDDIPSDAEAEARLHQPGLTEAPPEEDKKSESLGMASSIEPSSTSRVQKEEDVVLSPLKPSPQPETQITPISPPCLVKSPGTRFFPEPFIPEEMTLERTTPSPVAKSPVCPSPAPVHNPSSVPSPTLAAAPASSPPRSPAESPIISPVKPAIESPVRSPVKSPVDSPICSQPTPLPETCTPKSPVYPHRSICPLTGNPLSPICAQPLTCREPSSPLTSDSPVRTQPVPAVTSTPMAKTEKAASESSKSEDSSTDETPSKKTDIIEEFWLKSAEIRKSLGLTPLDRSSKILEKSVDKAPTQESTPAKTQPPDVSEEQKPAFTGRAVIRRLNITLEGQVITPIAPPELKSNGSDKRDLSSSSGLGLNGSMATSQTANSDSYNTSDSTMLTPPSSPPPPVPANQSPAVLRQQRHQVSWSNGTDKPPCERAKEPAKIKTPVPAPRTQLSPVSVPKPAPRKVSSPQPDIETTPVVVMREKKKPRPEEARKSFVETVEEIPFADDVEETYDERTPETSMNKFYTPPTSKPSRERPPLHLALAMENGKPNIPVNPTPKTQRATQFSQEAKEIAEERIRAREKSIKSQALKDAMAKQLNKMKESDIDKGASPKVAWSVTPDVAGKTKKSAGSPKTSAVKALESKKAEVLPERFFSSNKSLDSSVASSDGSSSTKSKKRSSLFSPRKNKKEKKAKNDSSKLSGTDETPPKHKSLWKAVFSGYKKDKKKKDDKSCPSTPSSSSTTQDSGKKRTSPLGKSSDLKSRRNLSFSEDSDLSCDDILERSSQKSKADRHMDIFDLVSGMQKEAIKEEKLEKQRRRELKERKRVKERHKEREREKEVDQEKEKDKKESVYVPHALAFKRSYATKKTYTEEELNAKLTRRVQKAARRQAKQEELKRLHRAQIIQRQLEQVEEKQRQLEERGVAVEKALRGEADYWGDSNYSEILDLHLGVEPFVGMPRRRPLSLCPCCSPEGNVTSPPRLTVVAGYHGNRMGKKDDPKLMQEWFKLVQEKNALVRYESELMIFARELELEDRQSRLQQELRERMAVEDHLKTEKELAQEKQILNEMLEVVEQRDALVALLEEQRLREKEEDKDLEAVMLSKGFNLNWA